A portion of the Macrobrachium nipponense isolate FS-2020 chromosome 12, ASM1510439v2, whole genome shotgun sequence genome contains these proteins:
- the LOC135224776 gene encoding uncharacterized protein LOC135224776 → MGARTVGLTGLRFGTEMGFHPGKVETYVREPGLPKFLLSPLRRVRRGSLKQLVLPVKRGWLCPFKCLQFQVRLAFAMTINKAQGQSLRVAGINLEQPCFSHGQLYVACSRVGSLERLFILSPEGKTKNIVYQKALR, encoded by the exons atgggcgcccggaccgtcggtctgacggggctgagattcggaacggagatgggtttccaccctgggaaggtcgagacctacgtCCGGGAGCCCGggctcccaaaatttctactttcccccctccgaagggtgagaaggggttCCCTGAAacagctggttctgcccgtgaaacggggctggctatgccc tttcaagtGCCTTCAGTTCCAAGTCAGGTTGGCTTTTGCCATGACTATCAATAAAGCCCAGGGACAGTCTCTCAGAGTGGCTGGCATCAACTTGGAGCAACCTTGCTTTTCTCATGGGCAGCTTTATGTGGCATGTTCAAGAGTGGGCTCTCTGGAACGCCTGTTCATTTTGTCACcagagggaaaaacaaagaacatagtctaccaaaaggctctccggtga